One Nocardioides aromaticivorans genomic window carries:
- the aceF gene encoding dihydrolipoyllysine-residue acetyltransferase — translation MEIRVPDIGDFTDVPVIEVLVTPGTEVRAEDPLITLETDKATMEVPSPVDGTIVSLSVAIGDKVSQGSVIAIAEVAGAAEPAPAPVVEETATPVVEEVAQQPSRDPETSTPEPTTVSASGNVRATPLVRRLATELEVDLAAVSGSGPKGRITKQDLLGHYEKSLAPANAAGGTGIPPIPEVDFSKFGPVRTVPLSRIKKLSGPHLHRSWLNVPHVTHADEADITELDAYRRELDAAAKAEGYRVTLLSFLLKASASALRKYPELNSSLSGEDLVLKDYVNIGVAVDTPDGLVVPVVKDVDRKGIGELSRDLGELSAKARDGKLSASDMQGATFTISSLGGIGGTHFTPIVNAPEVAILGVVRSKMAPVWDGEAFVPRLMLPLCLSYDHRVIDGALAARFTAHLAHLAADVRRLVL, via the coding sequence ATGGAGATTCGCGTTCCCGACATCGGCGACTTCACCGACGTACCCGTGATCGAGGTGCTCGTCACCCCGGGCACGGAGGTACGCGCCGAGGACCCGCTCATCACCCTCGAGACCGACAAGGCCACGATGGAGGTGCCCTCGCCCGTCGACGGGACGATCGTGTCCCTGTCCGTCGCCATCGGCGACAAGGTCAGCCAGGGCAGTGTCATCGCGATCGCCGAGGTCGCCGGTGCCGCGGAGCCCGCCCCGGCCCCGGTGGTCGAGGAGACCGCCACCCCGGTGGTCGAGGAGGTTGCGCAGCAACCGTCACGAGACCCCGAGACGTCGACGCCCGAGCCGACCACCGTCTCCGCCTCCGGCAACGTCCGGGCCACCCCGCTGGTACGCCGCCTCGCGACCGAGCTCGAGGTCGACCTGGCCGCCGTGTCCGGCTCCGGCCCGAAGGGCCGGATCACCAAGCAGGACCTGCTCGGGCACTACGAGAAGTCCCTCGCCCCGGCGAATGCGGCCGGCGGCACCGGCATCCCGCCGATCCCCGAGGTCGACTTCTCGAAGTTCGGCCCGGTCCGCACCGTCCCGCTCTCGCGGATCAAGAAGCTGTCGGGCCCGCACCTGCACCGCTCGTGGCTCAACGTCCCGCACGTGACCCACGCCGACGAGGCCGACATCACCGAGCTCGACGCCTACCGCCGCGAGCTCGACGCGGCCGCGAAGGCCGAGGGCTACCGGGTCACGCTGCTCAGCTTCCTGCTGAAGGCCTCGGCGTCGGCGCTGCGGAAGTACCCCGAGCTCAACAGCTCGCTGTCGGGCGAGGACCTCGTCCTCAAGGACTACGTCAACATCGGCGTCGCCGTCGACACCCCTGACGGCCTGGTCGTACCCGTGGTCAAGGACGTCGACCGCAAGGGCATCGGCGAGCTCAGCCGCGACCTCGGCGAGCTGTCGGCGAAGGCGCGCGACGGCAAGCTCAGCGCGTCGGACATGCAGGGCGCGACCTTCACGATCAGCAGCCTGGGCGGCATCGGCGGCACCCACTTCACGCCGATCGTCAACGCGCCCGAGGTGGCCATCCTCGGCGTCGTACGCTCGAAGATGGCTCCGGTCTGGGACGGAGAGGCTTTCGTTCCGCGCCTGATGCTGCCACTGTGCCTCTCGTACGACCACCGCGTGATCGATGGCGCCCTCGCGGCCCGCTTCACGGCGCACCTGGCACACCTTGCCGCCGACGTACGCCGCCTGGTCCTCTGA